The DNA window CGGGTGTCCGTCCCGCATCTATCGGCGCCCAAACGCCGCCCACGCACACCGGTACCATCCATCCGTCACTCGCCCACACCGGCACGGTCCATCCATTAGCCCCCGTCCCTGTGAGCTGTCCGTCCCCGCTCCCGCACTGCTGCCCCACGCACCAGGACCTCGGCCCCCGCCGCCCCTTCCCCTCGCCTCACGTCCCGCAGCCCGGCCGCAGGCACAGCACCTCGCTCCCAACTGCACCTCCCCGCGGGTACCCGCACCGCTCCAGTCTCCGGTTCCGGCGGGACCCCCGCGCCACCgcctcctgctgctgccgccggTGCCGCGGCTGCTTGTCCCGCTGGGGACCGACTGCCCGGCTGCACCGACTGCCCGGCTGCACCGACTGCCCGGTTGCACCGGCTGCCCGGCTGCGTAACACCGGGCGGTAGCAGGACCCCCGGGGGTTCCGGGCAGGGAGCACCTGCCCGGTGCTGCCGGCCGTGACCCCCGCCCCTAGTCTCTTCACAGGCTCTCCAGACCCTTGGGCACTGGCGGCCCCCCCAGATCCCCGCTGCCGCTGCAGCCCCCcaacccccagccctgggcagggcaggctcCAGGCCCGTCAGCAGCTGAGCATCGCCTGTGCTGTCTGCTGCCTCTTCATGGTCGGGGAGGTGATAGGTAACAGCGGCCGGGCCAGGGTGGGGGGCTGCCAGCAGGGCACAGGctgccagctgctctgtgcccacaggTGGGTACCTGGCACACAGCCTGGCCGTCATGACCGATGCAGCCCACCTGCTGACAGACGTGGGCAGCATGTCcgtcagcctcttctccctctGGGTCTCCAACCGCCCACCCACCAAAACCATGACCTTTGGTTGGCACCGCTCGGGTGAGCTGAGGGGCACGGCCCTGCGGGGCTCCAGGGGACCCCCATGGCCGGGTTGGGTGCTGATGGGTGTCATCCCACAGAGACACTGGGTGCACTGGCCTCTGTTCTCTCTATCTGGGTTGTGACCGCAGCCCTTGTCTACCTGGCGGCCGCCCGCATCATCAGCAATGACTACGAGATCGAGGCACGAGCCATGCTGGCCACATCCGCCTGTGCCGTCGGCGTCAATCTGGTGTATGTCCCGCCTGGGGCTGTGCACCCGTGGTCCCTGTGCACCGTCAGCCTGGGTCCTGCCCCACCTGTGTCCCTGGAACCCCAACTGTGTCCCCAGGTCACTTTGTGTCCCTGTGCACCAGTCTtgtgcccccagctgctgcctttcccccccccccacttcCCTGTCTTCCTTGTGCCCAGGGCTTCCAGTCCATGTGCCTCCAGCCCCACACCCCACATTCCCTGGTCCCCCAAGCAGCACCCCACAAGCCCTGTCATGAGCCCCAGGAccaaacccctgccctgctcctgctgcacctcCAGCCCCACTCGTCCCACTGTCCCAAGACCCAGGTGTGACTGCCTGTGTCCCCTTTGCTCAAGCAAGGGCCAGCAGGGCTCCTGTGCCCTGTCAGTGGCactgagccagccctgctcttcCCAGCATGGCCTACATCCTGCACCAGTCCCCTGCTGGCCACGGCCATGGCACAGGGGCCTACGAGCAGCTGGAGAGCTCTGCAGcctgccagcccagccacagccccctgcctgGCAGCACCAGCGTGCGGGCAGCCTTCGTCCATGTGGTGGGGGATCTGCTGCAGAGCGTCAGTGTCCTCGTGGCTGCCACCATCATCTACTTCAAGGTGCCCAGGCTGGACTGCCCCAATGCTGCCTGTGGGAACAGCTCTGGCAGTCCCATGCAGGGTGCCACATcagctctgcccccagcctCACAGAcaccctgctctctgcagccccAGTGTAAGATCGCAGACCCCATTAGCACCCTCTTCTTCTCTGTCTTCGTCCTTGGCTCCACCATCACGATCCTCAGAGATGTCTTCAGGGTCCTCATGGAGGGTGAGTAGTGAGTGAGAGGGGTGTAAGACCACAGGtgcaggatgggcacaggagctcctggagctgtgtctgCCACAGCCCATGAGGCAGCTCACCTCTTGTGTCCTTCCCTTGCCACACC is part of the Poecile atricapillus isolate bPoeAtr1 chromosome 3, bPoeAtr1.hap1, whole genome shotgun sequence genome and encodes:
- the SLC30A3 gene encoding probable proton-coupled zinc antiporter SLC30A3, which gives rise to MEPPTGTESARLVSPRNGRSDGSLRLKRYRRHRHPSPWHPITLAPIAPASHHPGTHRPGIPSPWHPSPRHPHHRRHNSITGACGADGTSITGTPISGIPIAPAPPTLQSPPALPSPPAHHRPDSPVTGTSTSTIGTPVILAPAPRHFPGLPAIPRTTTSIIPRICNPRSSRTRTAGTSITPIAPSSLGTRKPPARPALPGSHPPTPDTGTPVPAPALTIRHLHRHPRHRHVHPATGTSAQAEPAPPCGSLAPPLGCPSRIYRRPNAAHAHRYHPSVTRPHRHGPSISPRPCELSVPAPALLPHAPGPRPPPPLPLASRPAARPQAQHLAPNCTSPRVPAPLQSPVPAGPPRHRLLLLPPVPRLLVPLGTDCPAAPTARLHRLPGCTGCPAAPPTPSPGQGRLQARQQLSIACAVCCLFMVGEVIGGYLAHSLAVMTDAAHLLTDVGSMSVSLFSLWVSNRPPTKTMTFGWHRSETLGALASVLSIWVVTAALVYLAAARIISNDYEIEARAMLATSACAVGVNLVMAYILHQSPAGHGHGTGAYEQLESSAACQPSHSPLPGSTSVRAAFVHVVGDLLQSVSVLVAATIIYFKPQCKIADPISTLFFSVFVLGSTITILRDVFRVLMEGTPRGLEFDAVKEVLLGTSGVRGVHELHLWALTLSHPAVSVHVAVDASADAEMVLQEVTARLQSRFGFALCTVQVEQHHEETAGCPHCQDPRA